From a region of the Branchiostoma floridae strain S238N-H82 chromosome 13, Bfl_VNyyK, whole genome shotgun sequence genome:
- the LOC118428991 gene encoding mpv17-like protein translates to MISHLRNVLRKSPYLTSVGLYTILYTGADVSNQLWTFHFDKKVTHEHSAFSLDLGRTARMGVIGFVCLGNFNYRWIPFLERMFPGATVRKTAAKVLVDQVIAAPLLITAFYAGLRVLERKPDVFAVVREKFVDTYMTGMMFWPAAQTINFYLLPVQYRVIFLGVCSFTWANIMCIMKARAEQEMLDTDAGKQQD, encoded by the exons ATGATATCTCATCTCAGGAACGTACTGCGGAAAAGCCCTTACCTGACGAGTGTGGGACTATACACTATCCTGTACACCGGAGCGGACGTCAGTAATCAGCTATGGACCTTCCATTTCGACAAGAAGGTCACACACGAACACTCAGCCTTTTCACTCGATCTCGGAAGGACCGCTAGAATGGGCGTTATAGGCTTCGTGTGTTTGGGCAATTTCAATTACAGGTGGATCCCGTTCTTAGAGAGGATGTTTCCTGGTGCTACTGTTCGTAAAACCGCCGCCAAGGTGCTCGTGGATCAGGTCATAGCAGCCCCTCTTCTTATCACGGCGTTTTATGCAG GACTCAGGGTGCTTGAGAGGAAGCCTGATGTCTTTGCAGTTGTGAGAGAGAAATTCGTGGATACTTACATG ACAGGAATGATGTTCTGGCCAGCAGCTCAG ACGATCAACTTCTACCTGTTGCCTGTACAGTATCGTGTGATCTTTCTAGGAGTCTGTTCATTCACCTGGGCTAATATTATGTGCATTATGAAGGCAAGGGCAGAACAG GAAATGCTGGACACAGATGCTGGGAAGCAACAAGATTGA
- the LOC118428955 gene encoding cytosolic endo-beta-N-acetylglucosaminidase-like produces MSAGTVSISFEDLDFSRKPKLGKNFEAESDTSDSLVPVSRPLYTVEDVLSWTPNKDGYKTDAFNIATVPLAKRTQQGGVPKTLVCHDMKGGYIEDRFVQGTWRDDCYLISHWQHIDTFVYFSHHFITLPPPGWTNAAHRHGVKVLGTLITEWDDGAKCCQQFLKDQASCRALADKLAQMAQHYNFDGWLINIENPLEAPQVKTLIGFMSYLTDVMHTAVQGSEVIWYDSVITTGELKWQDELNDKNRIFFDSCDGIFLNYTWKEEGLQRSLEMAGERQHDVYVGVDVFGRNCFGGGGFNTNKALSVIRKQGLSAAIFAPGWVHEKLGADNFSSNQSKFWNLLSDLCPMHGPAALPFVTSFCQGQGQNFYINGQVVRRGPWYNLSCQQLQATFTSAQFSQGKEQAGGNRTMGVCTKDAFHGGGSLLLGGNFTHACDTLSFRLFSSDIPVQSPLLVSYTYKWKTGADRAAVHLILSTSGQTKQWVLMEGDDNKDGDIDKTYVKNNTEDNSTGQAEFFIALPDKECDRLYKECFGCTRDETAEEGWCTRFYMLRDDTSTGYRIEGINLQCLRREAVEGDTDVCLRLGEIRIMNAGDLEKKQNATVSIVACRDVSWKKLHHPTATTPAGDSMAADTVLLSGTLQWEYPQLLASCFDVYFSYKGAAGNTSDKVYVGRAQNSMYRVVDLPVIHDEADRDNSIEFTVLPIQ; encoded by the exons ATGAGCGCTGGCACTGTAAGTATCAGTTTCGAGGACTTGGATTTTTCCAGGAAACCAAAACTCG GGAAGAATTTTGAGGCTGAGTCTGACACATCAGACTCCCTGGTTCCTGTCAGCAGACCACTCTACACAGTGGAGGACGTTCTGTCATGGACACCAAACAAGGATGGCTACAAGACAGATGCCTTCAACATCGCCACTGTCCCTCTTGCCAAGAGGACTCAACAAGGCGGTGTGCCAAAAACCTTGGTGTGTCACGACATGAAGGGAGGCTATATTGAAGACAG GTTTGTTCAGGGGACATGGAGGGATGACTGTTACCTGATCTCCCACTGGCAGCACATCGACACGTTTGTGTACTTCAGTCATCACTTCATCACACTGCCTCCTCCTGGCTGGACCAATGCTGCTCACAGACACGGGGTCAAGGTTCTAG GAACATTGATCACTGAGTGGGATGATGGGGCCAAATGCTGCCAGCAGTTTCTAAAGGACCAGGCCAGCTGTAGGGCTTTGGCTGACAAACTAGCACAGATGGCTCAGCACTACAACTTTGATGGTTGGCTCATCAACATAGAGAATCCTCTTGAG GCTCCCCAGGTGAAAACCCTGATTGGCTTTATGTCCTACCTGACTGACGTGATGCACACTGCTGTGCAGGGGAGTGAGGTCATCTGGTATGACAGTGTCATCACCACAGGGGAACTTAAGTGGCAAGATGAGCTCAATGACAAGAACAG GATATTTTTTGACTCCTGTGATGGGATTTTCCTGAACTACACTTGGAAGGAGGAGGGCCTTCAGCGTTCTTTAGAGATGGCAGGAGAGAGACAACATGATGTGTACGTTGGTGTGGATGTGTTTGGCAGGAACTGCTTTGGTGGAGGGGGCTTCAACACCAACAAG GCCCTGTCTGTCATCAGGAAACAAGGCCTATCGGCAGCCATCTTTGCTCCAGGCTGGGTGCATGAAAAGCTTGGAGCTGACAATTTCTCTTCAAACCAGAGCAA GTTTTGGAACCTTTTGTCTGATCTGTGCCCCATGCATGGACCTGCAGCTCTACCTTTTGTAACATCATTCTGTCAGGGACAAGGACAGAACTtctatatcaatggccag GTTGTCAGGAGAGGCCCGTGGTACAACCTGAGTTGTCAGCAGCTCCAAGCAACATTTACCTCAGCACAGTTCTCTCAGGGAAAGGAGCAGGCAGGGGGAAATAGAACCATGGGTGTCTGTACCAAGGACGCCTTCCATGGAGGTGGCAGCCTGCTTTTGGGAGGAAACTTCACACATGCTTGTGATACTTTGTCttttag ACTGTTTAGCTCAGACATTCCAGTTCAGTCCCCTCTACTGGTCAGCTACACCTATAAGTGGAAGACAGGTGCAGACCGCGCAGCTGTGCACCTGATCCTCAGCACCTCAGGACAGACCAAACAGTGGGTTCTTATGGAGGGTGATGATAACAAGGATGGAG ACATTGATAAAACATATGTAAAGAACAACACTGAAGACAACTCAACAGGTCAAGCTGAGTTCTTCATTGCCCTTCCTGATAAGGAGTGTGACAGGCTGTACAAGGAATGTTTTGGATGTACCAGAGATGAAACAGCAGAGGAGGGCTGGTGTACAAG GTTCTACATGCTGAGGGATGATACTAGTACAGGATACAGGATTGAAGGCATCAACCTTCAGTGCTTGAGGAGAGAGGCTGTGGAAGGGGACACTGATGTGTGCCTCAGATTGGGAGAAATCAGG ATTATGAATGCTGGAGATCTTGAAAAGAAGCAGAATGCAACAGTCTCCATTGTAGCCTGCAGGGATGTCTCTTGGAAGAAGCTGCATCATCCCACAGCTACAACTCCTGCTGGTGATTCCATGGCAGCAGACACAGTACTGCTCAGTGGTACCCTCCAATGGGAGTACCCACAACTCCTGGCTTCTTGCTTTGATGTGTACTTCTCCTACAAAGGGGCAGCTGGCAATACTTCAGACAAGgtgtatgtggggagggcacagAACAGCATGTATCGTGTGGTAGACTTACCAGTTATACATGATGAAGCGGATAGAGACAACAGTATAGAGTTTACTGTGCTTCCAATCCAGTGA